TTTAAATCTGCGGCTGACAAGGCGGCGCTCATGGAGCGACTCGctgcattaaagaaaaaacattttattgaagCGCAAGCggaaaaactgagaaaagaaaaggggaaattATCCTTGTAAATGGTGTTGACAGCAACAAATGCAAAGCTTTGTGtcttaaaaataaactcagtttGTGGCTCTGAAAGTTCTGATGGAAtgaactcttattttgaaagagggcACGTACAAGAAGCGTCTGGGTTAAACCCTTGTGCTGATACACTTGTTCCAATAGAAAGAGATTACTCTGGTATAAATCTTCTTCCTAGCGGTTTATATCCCGCGACGCAGGGTCCGCTATCTTGCATgccttcctccacttcttcctATCAAGGGCGTCTTCTGGTGTAACATTCACCGCCTTCATATCATCCTTGATTCGGTCCATCCAGCGCTTTTTTGGTCTTCCTTGTGGCCTGTTTCCATCCAGATCTAATTGCTGGGCTGTCTTTGCGATGGAATTTTTATCGCTACGGACAACATGGCCGTACCATCGGAGCCTTGCCTCTCGCATCTTGTCTGTGATTGGTGTCACTCCCCATTGTTTCCTGACATCGTCGTTCCTCGCTCGGTCAAGTCGTGTGAGACCCAGAGGCCACCTcagcatcttcatctccatgatGTGAAGAGCTTGTTCGTGTTTGGTCGTCGCTGGCCAGCACTCTGACCCGTAGAGTGCCACTGGGCGCACAATCGACTTATAGACTTTCGCCTTAAGATAGATTGGCATTCTCTTGTCAAATAAGACTCCACTCACCTGATGCCACTTCCTCCATGCTGTGTTGACACGGAGTCTGGCGTCTGGTAGAGTTTGGCAGTCCGAGGCGACAAGGGACCCGAGGTACTTGAATTGGGCAACTTTAGTCAGCGGCTCGCCGTCGATAGTGATGGTACTGTTGGTCTGGGGGCCACATTCAAGGTACTCAGTCTTCTTGATGTTCAGGCGCATGCCGTTTTCGGAGAGCTGGTTTGGAGCTGGTCATAAAGATCTTGGTAGTGTCGTCTTTTCGCAGAGGCCACTGCCCTCTTTGCTGCCGATTTCAGCGAGCGGTATTGGGTGAGATCTTCATGCGCTCGCGATCGCCACCAAGTCTTATAGGCCAGCTTCTTcgcttttattgctttttgtaCCTCCTCATTCCACCACCAGACCTGTTTCTCAATGTATTTTCTGCCCGGTTTTGTTGAACCAACGGTGACCTCCATAATGTTGTGGATGCGCTCCCCCGCTTCAGTCCACATCTTCTCAACAGGTTGGTCAGTGTTTACTGCAAGTGAGAGGAGCATAGTTGTCAGTTTCTCCTTGTGCTCCTTCGCCTTCCACCATTTGAATCGTTTTGGTCCTGTCTGGCATCTGGGCAGCTTTGGCTTGACAATCTTCGTATCCATGACAAGTAGACGGTGCTGGGGGGGCCACGGATTCATATGGAATTACTTCCGTGTCCGTGACCTGTTTGAGGTCTCGCCGCCGAACCATCCAATAGTCGATCTGAGTTGCATGTCCGCCACTGGTGTAGGTGGCTAGGTGCGATGGCCGCTTCTTAAAGAATGTGTTGGTAACAGCCAGATCGTGCGCCGCCGCAAAATCGAGGATACGTATTCCGTCGTCATTCCTCACGCCGAGGCCTTGTCCCCCATGGCACTGTGGGTAGCCACCCCTGTTCGATCCCACGTGGCCGTTCAGACGCCTCCGATTAGAATGTGTTCATCCGGGGCAATGGTCCGTATGATCCTGTCCAACTTGTCCCAAAATTCATTTTTCGTTTCATCGCtgccagagatgggcagtaacgcgttacttgtaagtaacgtgttacttgtaacgcgttactgtaatccgattacttttttcaagtaacgagtaatgtaagggattaccattgcaaaaacggtaattagattaccgttactttcccgtaggaacgctgcgttactgcgttactaaaaccgtgagttTTTtcaagaatgtctcatgacagtgacgtaagcgagtgcgacgttcgtgacaacagctgtctgcagatcaacaatggacaatatatcgagtgcgggagagagtatgagcatgcagcgtttaaagcgtggaagtactgaccttattttgagtttgattccataaaaagtgacaaagacattagtgtccgttgtgcgtgggaagaaaacttctttttacagcgaaaaaaccccctaaacttccaagcaagcagcgagtgcgctacgacgtaatgggaaattcacagagaaactcgcggagtcTTCAACTgtccgctgcggcacacctgcaccagggtaaacctccgcctaccccagtcctgctttacaggtgaaaatagagcaactagtctttgactttatttattttctgctgtgttttacttgcatctatttgaaagagtgagtgtaaacacaaaaaaatattttgttttatgtgctggaatgtgcagaaaataggtttaaatgttaaacaaatttcttccagtcacagaatgttgcatataattaaaattttgcttgatgcataaaattaaaagattaaaactaataaaacaagttttaagaagagacgtttccatttgattacattttgtatgatggattatgcagaaaaagtagaatttggctgaaagatctatcgctttatcacctattcaggttgtaaattgtgtttttaaaaagtaactaagtaactaagtaattaattacttttgaaaataagtaatcagtaaagtaacgggattacttttttggggaagtaatcagtaattagtaactgattacttttttcaagtaacttgaccaacactgatcgCTGCATCCAGTCTGTGGTGCATAGCAGGTCACAACATTAACGTCAGCTGTTCCTAGTTCGATTCTGATAGACATTAATCGATCATGCTGGATCTGAATCACAGGTCTTCATACctaaacaaagtcaaaaacaaCATCAGGTGGATGAGATGATGGTAAAAGTTCATGCTTCAGCTCAAGTGACGCAGCAAACACAGCCTCAATCTACTGAGAACCATACTAATGAGATTGCTAAtattatgcaaaaacaaaatgacatcactactttacttgtaaaacaaaacttaTCTTCTGTCCTCCCAGCCAGAAACAGCCCTGTGTTTGATGGAGACCCTTTCCAGTATAGATCATTTATAAATGCCTTTGAAAATGGAGTGGAAGCTAAAAGTTATACGTGGAGCgactgtttgcattttttttagagCAGTCCACTGGGGGGCAGCCTAAAGACTTGGTGCATAGTTGTCAGCATTCCTGAGGAGGGCTATTCCAGAGCCAAACATCTTCTTGAAGAACATTTtgggaatgaaaataaaattgccTCTGCATATATGGAGAAGATTAAGAGTTGGGCACCTATTAAAAGCGAAGATGTGAAAGGTCTTCAGTCATTCTCTCTTTTTCGTCAAGGATTTTTAAATCTAACACAGCAAACTGTTTATATGAAGGAGTTGGATTTGCCCTCAAACATGAGAATGACTATTATGAAACTTCCATACAAACTGAGAGAAAAATGGAGAGGAGCTAAAATGCATTGGGATAAGTTGACTTTTATCAAGGAAATGGGaatttgttttggttgttttacaGTTGGTCACACAAGCAAAGACTGCAGGAGTCGTTTGGATTGTGATGTGTGTCACCAAAAGCACCCAGGGGTCCTTCATATAGAGCAAAAAGATCCAGGTGCATCCTCAGAACAAACTCAACAGGTGACAAACTCCGATGTCAACTTCTCAACTGCAACCACTCAGCTGTGGTACCACATGTGGGTATATTGGGGCCAGTCAAGAGGTTGATGCagttttttctattgttgcagtTCAAGTTAAGAGCCAAAAGAGCAATAGAATTGTGCAAACATATGCATTTCTGGATCCTGGAAGTTCAGGTACATTCTGTACAGAAACCCTGGCAAAAAGACTGAATCTaaatgggaaaaagaaaaatatccttCTGAGAACAATGAGTCAGATTAGGATTGTTAGTgcactgtctgtctgttttgGAAGCAAAGGATTTCATGGCGTTACCAGATGTTTTGACTCAAATGACCATGCCAGTTTCTGCGGTGAATATTCCCACGCAAGGGGATATTGATCAGTGGCCTCACCTGTTAAACTTCACAACATTGATGCAGATGCGGAGCTACTGATAGGCACTGATGCGTCCAACGCTTTAGAGTCATGGAAGGTGATAAACAGTGTGGAAGGTGGACCTTATGCTGTAAAACAGTTGGCAAAGTTGTTGTGGATGTGTTACCCCTCAGAGCTGCCCAAGCATATGCTGCTCCTAGATGTAAAGACCATATGGAACTCTCTGTATTTGATGAAGGAGAGATTCTGCGAGCAGTTTCCTGCCATCCAGGCTGCAGCCATCGATCCACGGATAAGAAAGTCCATGAAAAAGGAAAGGTGAGTAGTATTGAAACATAATGATAATATGGTTTAAAATGGACTcgggttttaattttgtttgttttatgcaaCATatctgttgtatttttgttttgttgatgttGCAGACTGGCTAAAATGGGCAATGATGACTTAAGAAAAGCAGAGGAGCTTGTGGTGCTCATGCGGAAGCACTACACCTCCACACTAGCAGTCTCCAGTGACAAAAGTCCGACCTGTGGTGAGATTTTGCCCATCCTGCAAAAGCTACATCAACACTACACCGTACAAGAAGATGACTCTGTCTTCACAAGGAGCATAAAGGAGAACATTTGGAAAGATCTTTTCAAACGATACCAGGTACAATTGATGATTTATTtatcataaataaaatgacagttaTAAATACTTAAGGATAGTcatgatgtcacattttcctcccttttaaaactttattttatttcaggcGCCACcagtaaagcagaaaaaaaaactgccttggAGGAATTCTTTGAAGAGGAGTTCAACGGGCTGCAGTCATTCCATCAACGGCAGTCCATTGCTTCCCTGGCCCAGAGAGTTGATCAGGAGAGCCAGCTGTATAGGAGCCTAACCCCCATCCCCTGCAAGGATAACGCCACTCTATGGTGGTGGAGCAAGAGAGAGACTCTGCCCCTGCTGTCAGCACTGGCTGAAAgctttctgtgtgtgcaggcaTCCTCCACCCTGTCTGAGAGGCGGTTCTCCACAGCTGGAGAGACCATAAGTCCAGAAAGATCACGTATCGTTCCTGAAAAAGCAGATATGCTTATATTTCTGCAAAAGAATTTGTAATTTTCCATAGCTGAGGGATGCAGAATTGTACAGTGCCGTTGGACTTGAGTTGACTGTATTTTTTGCTGTCtgatgtagttttatttttgagtgcTCAGCTCATATATACTTTTAAAAAGGGGAGTGTAAATGTTACTGGacattcttgtgtaattgccacagaataatttatgttatactttgttattgctacagaagaatatttattttattattattttacatttacatatttttttctgggGACCTGTGGCACCCCATCGaggagccgtaggctgtggatctcttaagatctcgctgttgggtttgtaaggtcATGCTAGTCCTAAATTTTGTTCAAAgataagatataaaacaaagttctaagctaatcgacctgtATGttcccctttttaaaaaataagaatcgatgggagaatcgataaagaatcgaattgTTAAACAGAATATAAAATGGAATCAGAATTGTAGCGCCATGAGAGCTGGGGATTTCCTCAAATGTAGGAGGTGGATAAATGGGCAAGGCTTTCTCTACAAGTCAGAGGAGGAGTGGCCTAAACTGGATGTGGATTGCAGTGTAATTTCTGCAGATGACCCAGAGGTCAAAAAGGACCTGACAGTGAATGTCATTGTGAAGGAATCACAAAATCCTACAAACTAAACACTTCTTGTCTTGGGCAAAACTCAAAATCTCTGTAGCCTGATTTTTAAAGCTCAAAGAGACCTTAGTGTTGCTagggcagaaagaggaaagagtTGGTTGCTGCAGATCTGAATAAGAATGATCGGGAAAGTCAGAAGCAAGAAGTGGAGACAAGAATGGAAAGATTTAAGACCACTTTGAAGAAAGGAAATCTGACTCCAGAAGATTTAGCAGAGGCAGAATGTGTCAACATTGATTTTAGCCCTATCCATTAAAAGTTGGGACATGCTGTGAAAACTAAGACAAAAATACTGGATAGTAAATGCAAATTCTGCTGCCAGGAAAATCATCTCTCGTTGTATCATGTGTGGACGCAACAGAGGAAAGTTTGTTGAAAAAAAGATGGCAGATCTGCCGAAGATAGAGTCGTGCCaaacacagctacattcacaaatgttggAGTGGACTATTTTGGACCTATAAGTGTTATAAGAGACAAAGTCTCCTTAAAAGGGATGttctttttacttgtttgaCCAGTCGTGCAGTACATCTGGAGATTGCACATACACTTAATACAGACTCCTGTATAAATGCTGTGCGGAGGTTCATCTGTAGACGAGGCCCAGTTTCGACCATCAGGTCTGATAATGCTACAAATTTTGTTGGTGCAAATCAAGAGTTTGACTGAGCTGAGCCATGCTAAAATTCAAAATGCTTTTGTTCAGGATGGTGTCAAATGGAGCTTTAACGTCCCAGCAGCCTCTCACCAAGGTGGTGTGTGGGAGCGTCTCATTTGTTCCATAAAGAGTATTTTAGCCTCAATTTTCAAAGAACAAGTTTTGGATGATGAAGGACTCCAAATAGTCTTCTGTGAAGTTGAAGCTCTATTGAACGACAGACCCATTACCAGAGTTTCAGATGACTCAAATGGTCTTGAAGCACTGACACCCAATCACTTGTTgttgaaaaacaaaccagtttTGCCACCAGGACTGTTTGATCCAAGCGATCTTCATGGCAGGAAAAGGTGGAAATGGGTACAATACATGGCAGAGTTGTTCTGGAAAAGATGGCTTGCTGAGTACCTACCTCTGATGAAAGAAGGACAAAAATGGACGAGGACTAAAAGATGTCTTatacctggagatattatttgGATTGCAGGCGCTACAGCTCCAAGAGGATCATGGATGATGGCAAAAGTCATCCAGTAGCAAACTTCTTTTGCTACTGGAAGCCTGATCTTGAAGAAAATCAGAGTGAATAGCTCCTTTCTTTTTGGAACTTTAAAGTAATTGTGATTGTATGCACAATTAGGGGCCGGAGTGTTGGagctatttgttctttattttttatattttgaaatttgttaaagtttgttgttggtttACTTATATTTTAGGTTATTCACAAGTTTTATTTGTAGGTTAATACTTGCTtaattgtttgggtttgttttgttgtttatctTGTTAAGTCAGTCAGGAAGAACTGTAGGGCTATTTGTCTCTAAATAAAGAGACTGGTATAGGACCAGTATGCACTGGAGTGAGCCTatgtcttgtttattttttaccagagcagaagaagcagcaggaagCAACAAAAATTGATCTTTTTATTGCTTgccaaactgaataaataaaccataaaatgCAACTTTCAAGTTTGGACAGTCGACTTCTTTTGCCTGCGTACAAGAtcttatctcagtgcagcagtggCTTGCGGAATTTTAATTCTTGGATGTTTGGttgttcaaacaaaaggaatcGCCACTACAGTCAGGGAGATTTCTCCAAATGTATTTACTTTGTAAAACATCTTGTGAGAAAAGgttattaaagaaagaaaaacaggaacaaacaccaaaagtcacAGCACCCAAAAATCCCACAAAGAATTCAGAATAATAACGAGGAATTGAGCAACAGCAGcattcacacaataataatagaatgaactgaatacaaaaatatattgatgAACAGACGTttgttaggaaaaaaaacaaaaaagatagactttgtaatttttttgttgcACATCTCCTTCTTACCTTCAGAAGACTTTCATTAGCTGcacaaatcaaatttaaaaattacaatttccAGCTCTGCGTGAATATTTATGAAAGATTTGAAccatttgcaaatgtttttatttttgtttgttttttaatggattaatcAAGACaatgtagtagtagtagtagtaataataataataataatagctcaTCACCCTCTTTTTAAATCATCAATGAAAAGCTTGTCTTCAATCACACCAGGAATCTACTGATCTCTGCAATGTCTGATCAACATGTGATCTACATTGGTGACTACATGGACAATTTAAATATGTGCATGGATAAGCGTGTCTGCGGCCAAAGTGACCATGGTTTAACCTGTAGTGCTTCAATAACTGAGATCTTGCAGTCTCTTGTGCTGCACACTCTTTACACTTCCATATTCATGTTACTGAATGTCACGGCCCGGTGGACCAGCATGAAGATGATCAGCAGCGtcattatttttctctctcgcGCTCTCTGTCTCGCCAGG
This is a stretch of genomic DNA from Pelmatolapia mariae isolate MD_Pm_ZW linkage group LG16_19, Pm_UMD_F_2, whole genome shotgun sequence. It encodes these proteins:
- the LOC134644587 gene encoding uncharacterized protein LOC134644587 codes for the protein MRLNIKKTEYLECGPQTNSTITIDGEPLTKVAQFKYLGSLVASDCQTLPDARLRVNTAWRKWHQVSGVLFDKRMPIYLKAKVYKSIVRPVALYGSECWPATTKHEQALHIMEMKMLRWPLGLTRLDRARNDDVRKQWGVTPITDKMREARLRWYGHVVRSDKNSIAKTAQQLDLDGNRPQGRPKKRWMDRIKDDMKAVNVTPEDALDRKKWRKACKIADPASRDINR